From the genome of Triticum aestivum cultivar Chinese Spring chromosome 3B, IWGSC CS RefSeq v2.1, whole genome shotgun sequence, one region includes:
- the LOC123070460 gene encoding uncharacterized protein: MGRKLPALAPAGAAAAGRKRKGATLTTLAACKRPARAQVIGGWASLPTDIVGLITCRLLAGDGDGDVVDYIAFRAVCSGWRACTPTARDPTLRDPRLRPRGWVALCDGDAVRPDDACEIVFFHTRTARRLRVLLPELRQHRIVGFTDGLLILVHKRTTEVRVLHPFTRVVVDFPPLAPVYHAVVRRMKLLDMSAAICSSASSATSIAVVVWFLCTSVVLGADPGSDWELLHRGLYVWNTLSFQGKLYATTLSSHEILQLYPPPRQEEPLENSVVVAHAPYFADRMYSDFLLVESGGRMLLVVRHPAPGTKEMDWSGLEVFRLYEVHLSSQQCKLIPVNTLGDRSLFLSGDRCLSVSARDLPTLSSNSIYFSLPWDPIVLHSLGTGLSERLAESCKIHDGKDRIRPSVRPFTIADHLMTYCHTPEWSKGLMFHEYQHIPESFKELIKNIRAQDAQVRIPRIG, translated from the exons ATGGGGAGGAAATTGCCCGCTCTTGctccggccggggcggcggcggcgggaaggAAGCGAAAAGGTGCCACCTTGACAACGCTCGCCGCGTGCAAGCGCCCTGCGCGGGCGCAAGTAATCGGCGGATGGGCGTCCCTGCCCACCGACATAGTTGGCCTCATCACCTGCCGGCTCctggccggcgacggcgacggcgacgtggTTGATTACATCGCCTTCCGCGCCGTCTGCTCCGGCTGGCGCGCCTGCACGCCCACGGCGCGCGACCCCACACTGCGGGATCCCCGCCTACGCCCGCGCGGCTGGGTCGCTCTCTGTGACGGCGACGCCGTCCGCCCAGACGATGCCTGCGAGATCGTCTTCTTCCATACGCGCACGGCCAGgcgcctccgcgtcctcctcccgGAGCTCCGGCAACACAGGATCGTTGGCTTCACCGACGGACTCCTCATCCTCGTGCACAAGCGCACCACCGAGGTCCGCGTGCTGCATCCCTTCACGCGCGTCGTGGTCGATTTCCCGCCCCTCGCCCCGGTGTACCACGCGGTAGTCAGGCGGATGAAGCTGCTCGACATGAGCGCCGCGATATGCAGCAGCGCGTCCTCGGCGACCTCCATTGCGGTGGTGGTCTGGTTCCTCTGCACAAGTGTGGTGCTCGGCGCCGACCCGGGTTCAGATTGGGAGCTTCTCCACCGAGGTCTTTATGTTTGGAATACCTTGTCCTTCCAAGGAAAGCTCTATGCCACCACCCTGTCTTCACACGAGATCCTGCAGCTATACCCTCCTCCCAGACAGGAGGAACCCCTCGAGAATTCTGTGGTGGTTGCTCATGCTCCATATTTTGCTGATCGCATGTATAGCGATTTTCTACTCGTGGAGTCTGGTGGAAGGATGCTGCTCGTCGTCCGGCACCCAGCTCCTGGTACAAAGGAGATGGACTGGTCGGGACTAGAAGTCTTCAGGCTCTATGAAGTGCATCTGAGCAGCCAGCAGTGTAAGCTTATCCCGGTGAACACCTTAGGCGACCGCTCGCTGTTTCTCAGCGGTGACCGATGCCTGTCTGTTTCGGCCAGGGACCTCCCAACCTTGAGCAGCAACTCCATCTACTTCAGTCTACCATGGGACCCCATTGTGTTGCATTCGCTGGGGACTGGTTTGTCCGAGCGCTTAGCCGAGTCCTGCAAAATACATGATGGGAAGGACAGGATACGCCCATCTGTGCGCCCCTTCACCATTGCTGATCATCTCATGACCTACTGCCATACTCCTGAGTG GTCTAAAGGACTCATGTTCCACGAGTACCAACACATACCTGAATCTTTCAAGGAACTGATTAAGAACATCCGGGCACAGGATGCGCAAGTGCGGATTCCACGTATTGGTTGA